The DNA region TGATTTCATTCATTTTTTGAACTTTTTCTTCAAAATCACCCTTCAATGTTTTGCGATAATCATTAAGATTCTGTACCATTTGATTAATGTCTTCTGGTATTACTTCCTCAAAAAATTCCCTCAATCGTTTAGCCGTTGTGGGTGATTTTCCGTTAGTCGAAATAGCAATTTTGACATTTCCTTTGGTTACAATTCCTCCTAAATAATAATCACATAAATCAGGCGTATCAGCGATATTACAAATCAAATATCTTTTTCTAGACAACTCATAAACGCGCTTATTTACCTTTAAATCATCCGTACAAGCTATGACCATATGGCGTTTTTTCAACATTTTTTTCCTGAACTTTTTCTGTGTCAGTTTTACTGAAGGATGTGTTTCAGCAAGTGTAACTAATTCAGGCAAAAAACGTGGTGCAACCACTTCAACATTAGCATTTGGACTGGATTTAAGCAAGAAAGATAACTTTTCTAAACCTACATTACCTCCACCCACAATGAGTACACTAAGGTTGTGCAACTTTAAAAACACTGGATACAACTCATTACGTTCTAGCGCTGCCGACTGTGATCCATTTTCAATATTATCTTTATTCTCACTCATAATTTATTAATTATGCTTTAACTAAATCTTCTGTTCTGTAAGCTTCTAATTTGTCGAAAAACGAAATAGACTCTTGAATGTATTGCTTAGCGAAAGCTTCTGTAGGTTCATTTTTATTGATTTGGTAAACCAATTCTCTAAAAGATGTCTCTAAGTTAATTTTGTTCGAAGCTACAAAAACCGTATCAAATGAATCAATAATTCCAGCATGAGTATTTGTTTTTTCTTTTTCAGCAAGCAATAATGCTTTAGCTCCGTTTACAAATCCTGCATAAGCTAAGTAAATAGCATCAGACCATTTTTGTTCCTTCAAAGCTTCATTAGCCGAATCGATTTTTTCTTTAGCTTCGAATAATAAAGTAGCTACTAAGTCGATTACTACACCGGCACATTCTCCAACTCCCACTGCTTTCACATAGTTATCAGCATTACCCCAGTCTACAAAATCAGCTTCGGTAAGGTTCGTAACATCAGCTAATGGTTTTAAGAATTCGTAGAAATACTTTTCTCCTTTTGCATCATAATACTCTAAGAACTTAGCTCCATTAGCATTGGTTTCAAAATCATTTAAAATTAAACGCAAAGCTTCAGGACCACGACGGCTAGGAATTTTGATAACTTTATCAGAAAAACGTCCGTTTCCGTTTTCTAAATTTCCTCCACCTAACAATACTTGTAAAGCTGGCGCTACTAATTTTCCTGCATTGATTGACATTCCTTGGAAACCAATTGGCGCCATATTATGTTGCCCACAAGCATTCATACATCCACTAATTTTGATAGCAATTTCAGTATTATTAAGATATTGTGGGTATTCTGTTTTAATTACTCTTTCTAATTCATCAGCAATACCAGTACTACTAGCGATACCTAAATTACAAGTATCAGTACCCGGGCAAGCCGTGATATCTCCGATAGTATTGTAACCTAAATTAACCATATTTAATTTGGCTAATTCCTGGTAGAAGAACGGTAAATTTTCTTCTTTAATATTACGGATTACAATGTTTTGACGTAATGAAAAACGCAGTTCATTTGCTCCGTAGTTTTTAACCAAATCAGCTAATAATCTTGCTTTGTCAATGTAAAAATCTCCTAAAAGTACTTTTACACCAATCGCAACATATCCCGCTTGTTTTTGAGCAATCACATTTGATTTTTTCCAAGCTTCGTAAGCAGCAACATCATCAATTGTTACTGTTGGCACTTCTAATAAAGGCTCAGCAATTGGACCTTCAAAAGCAGTAGTATCAATTTCGTAACTATGGAATGGCAAAGCTTTTTTCTCTTCTTCTACCAAACGTAAAAATTCATCACGACCTAAATCTTTGATTAAGAATTTCAAACGTGCTTTAAGACGTTTAGCTCTTTCCCCATAACGGTCAAAAATACGAATAACCCCTTCAGCAGTTGGAATAATTTGGTTTACAGGAACGAATTCAGAAAGTAATTCAGCATGAGATGGTTGAGAACCTAATCCTCCACCTAACATAATTTTGAATCCTTTTTGTCCATCTACAATTTTAGGAATAAATCCTAAATCGTGTAAATAACTTAAAGCAGTATCTTTTTCTGAAGATGAGAACGAAATTTTAAATTTACGTCCCATTTCCTGACAGATTGGGTTACGCAACAAATATTGAAACAAACCATGTGCATAAGGAGTCACATCAAATGGCTCATCTACATCTACACCTGCTAATTCACTCGCTGTAATATTACGAACAGTGTTTCCACAAGCCTCTCTTAAAGTAATATCATCTTTAGCCAAATCAGCCCATAATTCA from Flavobacterium nitratireducens includes:
- a CDS encoding nitrite reductase — protein: MESFRTEIENPIVQKEIIDLEKKIHAFRGGKIDDERFRSLRLARGIYGQRQEGVQMIRIKLPYGKVTSEQLRRITDVSEKYSTGRLHITTRQDIQIHYVSLDRTPELWADLAKDDITLREACGNTVRNITASELAGVDVDEPFDVTPYAHGLFQYLLRNPICQEMGRKFKISFSSSEKDTALSYLHDLGFIPKIVDGQKGFKIMLGGGLGSQPSHAELLSEFVPVNQIIPTAEGVIRIFDRYGERAKRLKARLKFLIKDLGRDEFLRLVEEEKKALPFHSYEIDTTAFEGPIAEPLLEVPTVTIDDVAAYEAWKKSNVIAQKQAGYVAIGVKVLLGDFYIDKARLLADLVKNYGANELRFSLRQNIVIRNIKEENLPFFYQELAKLNMVNLGYNTIGDITACPGTDTCNLGIASSTGIADELERVIKTEYPQYLNNTEIAIKISGCMNACGQHNMAPIGFQGMSINAGKLVAPALQVLLGGGNLENGNGRFSDKVIKIPSRRGPEALRLILNDFETNANGAKFLEYYDAKGEKYFYEFLKPLADVTNLTEADFVDWGNADNYVKAVGVGECAGVVIDLVATLLFEAKEKIDSANEALKEQKWSDAIYLAYAGFVNGAKALLLAEKEKTNTHAGIIDSFDTVFVASNKINLETSFRELVYQINKNEPTEAFAKQYIQESISFFDKLEAYRTEDLVKA
- a CDS encoding precorrin-2 dehydrogenase/sirohydrochlorin ferrochelatase family protein, with the translated sequence MSENKDNIENGSQSAALERNELYPVFLKLHNLSVLIVGGGNVGLEKLSFLLKSSPNANVEVVAPRFLPELVTLAETHPSVKLTQKKFRKKMLKKRHMVIACTDDLKVNKRVYELSRKRYLICNIADTPDLCDYYLGGIVTKGNVKIAISTNGKSPTTAKRLREFFEEVIPEDINQMVQNLNDYRKTLKGDFEEKVQKMNEITASLKNKE